A window of Ignisphaera sp. contains these coding sequences:
- a CDS encoding acyl-CoA carboxylase subunit beta, with translation MSLTQEGIRREIQELREMVSRARIGGGHEAIEKQHSQGKLTARERLDLLFDSGSYIEIDMFVMSRATEFDMDKKKVPGDGVVTAFGKVDGRYVVGIAQDFTVIGGSVGEMHASKIVKALQYALSVGVPVVFLNDSGGARIQEGVDSLKGYGDIFYMNVAASGVIPQIAVIMGPCAGGAVYSPALMDFIIMVEKTSYMFITGPRVVKAALGEEVTEEELGGPQIHMSKSGVAHFVARDDKEAIYLVKKLLSYLPSNNMEMPPRVETGDDPERVTSSLDTIVPEDTRKPYNMYEIIENVVDRGSFFEIQKEFAKNAIIGFARVNGYVVGVVANNTMYYMGALDIDSSDKIARFVRFCDAFNIPIITFVDVPGFVPGTYQEHRGIIRHGAKIIYAYSEATVPKITVIVRKAYGGAYIALGSKHLGADMVFAWPTAEIAVMGPEAAAEVIWRKKLDAITDPSEREKMLQKLAEEYREKLAKPYYTASRGYIDMVIEPSITRSMIAKTLEFLLSKREIRLRIPPKKHGLMPL, from the coding sequence ATGAGCTTAACTCAGGAAGGTATACGTAGAGAAATTCAAGAGCTTAGAGAAATGGTCAGCAGAGCTAGAATTGGTGGTGGACATGAAGCTATAGAGAAACAGCATTCCCAGGGAAAGCTTACAGCAAGAGAAAGACTTGATCTACTGTTTGATAGTGGAAGCTATATAGAGATAGACATGTTTGTTATGTCTAGAGCTACAGAATTCGATATGGATAAAAAGAAGGTTCCTGGTGATGGTGTTGTTACAGCATTTGGTAAAGTTGATGGTAGATATGTTGTAGGTATTGCACAAGACTTTACAGTAATAGGTGGATCTGTAGGAGAAATGCATGCTTCAAAAATCGTTAAAGCTCTTCAATATGCTTTAAGTGTAGGTGTTCCAGTAGTTTTCCTAAACGATTCTGGTGGTGCTAGGATACAGGAAGGAGTAGATTCTCTTAAAGGTTATGGAGACATATTCTATATGAATGTAGCTGCTTCTGGTGTTATTCCACAAATAGCCGTGATCATGGGTCCTTGTGCTGGAGGTGCTGTATATTCACCTGCTTTAATGGATTTCATCATAATGGTCGAAAAAACATCATACATGTTCATTACAGGTCCTCGTGTTGTTAAAGCAGCTTTAGGTGAAGAAGTAACAGAAGAAGAGCTTGGAGGACCTCAGATACATATGTCTAAGAGTGGTGTAGCACATTTTGTTGCTAGAGATGATAAGGAAGCTATATATCTTGTTAAAAAGCTCTTGAGCTATCTACCATCAAATAATATGGAGATGCCGCCAAGAGTAGAGACAGGTGATGATCCAGAGAGGGTTACATCATCTCTAGACACCATAGTGCCTGAAGATACTAGAAAACCCTACAACATGTATGAAATAATAGAAAATGTTGTAGACAGAGGATCATTTTTTGAGATTCAAAAAGAGTTTGCTAAAAACGCTATAATTGGTTTCGCACGAGTAAACGGCTATGTTGTTGGAGTAGTCGCAAATAACACAATGTACTACATGGGCGCACTCGATATAGATTCTTCAGATAAGATAGCCAGATTCGTAAGATTTTGTGATGCATTCAATATACCGATAATCACATTCGTAGACGTACCAGGATTTGTACCTGGTACATATCAAGAGCATAGAGGAATCATAAGACATGGAGCTAAGATAATATATGCCTATAGTGAAGCCACAGTACCTAAGATAACGGTAATCGTGAGGAAAGCCTATGGAGGTGCCTACATAGCGTTAGGCTCAAAACATCTTGGAGCAGACATGGTTTTTGCATGGCCTACAGCAGAAATAGCTGTTATGGGTCCTGAGGCTGCTGCTGAAGTTATTTGGCGCAAGAAGCTTGACGCTATAACTGATCCTAGTGAAAGAGAGAAGATGTTGCAGAAACTTGCAGAAGAATATAGAGAGAAACTCGCGAAACCTTATTACACTGCTTCTAGAGGTTATATCGATATGGTCATAGAGCCTAGTATAACTAGATCGATGATAGC